A window of Natrinema salifodinae contains these coding sequences:
- a CDS encoding FAD-binding and (Fe-S)-binding domain-containing protein, translating to MSLEPSADPAADRRANYDYRSDEVDRPALVADIEEVVDCEVRGDSYSRELYATDASAYEMTPIAVAFPQSTADVAGIVEYCAEREIPVLPRGGGTSLAGQTVNRAVVLDFTRYMNDILEIDPDARTATVQPGTILGTLNEALDPHGLKFAPDPAWGDKSAIGGAIGNNSTGAHSLQYGKTDAYIEEVEAVLADGTVTRFGEVTVEKIAERADPDGDLEGRIYAEIDRILEEDADRIDEAYPDLKRNVSGYNLDRLVAEARGDELPGGEATGEPGTVNLARLLAGSEGTLAVVTEATVSLEPVPETKAVSLLCYPDLHEAMRDVEPILEHDPAAVEVLDDVLIDLARDTAEFGPVTEMLPEGTNAVLLVEFYAEDADQGREQVAGLLADRVPSATPEGEPADDAPASDAETLAIEALEAYDSAQRAKLWKLRKSGLPILLSRTTDEKHISFIEDTAIPPAKLPEFVEGFEEILEDNGTYASFYAHAGPGVLHIRPLVNTKTEIGLEQLHGIADGVTDLVVELGGSVSGEHGDGRARTQWNRKLYGEELWETFQDLKTAFDPDWLLNPGQVVFRDDDPTDLREHLRFDPDYEFEAGFEPTLEWENENGMQGMVELCHGCGGCRGQQSTTGGVMCPTYRASQEEITATRGRANALRQAMSGDLDPDEVATDEFIEEVMDLCIGCKGCAIDCPSEVDMAKLKAEVTHEYHRRNGASLRDHLFANVSTLSKLGSQFAPLSNALPKLPGARKLLEVAVGIDSDRPLPTFHATTFRDWFEERGGTAASKKRAAAARAERGGANVSESQAERKVVLYPDTYTNYSHPEAGKAAVRVLEAAGVHVAVPDDLGDTGRPAFSKGFLEKARKAARENVDALAPLVEEGWDVVVIEPSDAVMFQGDYLDLLSAPAAETLADATYGVCEYIDTFRLDAELEFDSAAVKQDLTYHGHCHQKSVAKDHHAVGVLRRAGYAVEPLDSGCCGMAGSFGYESEHAAMSDAIADILYDQVAASDGDRVVAPGASCRTQLENRPGAPEEPPTPIELVAETLA from the coding sequence ATGTCCTTGGAGCCGAGCGCCGACCCGGCCGCCGACCGGCGCGCGAATTACGACTACCGGAGCGACGAGGTCGATCGCCCGGCGCTGGTCGCCGACATCGAGGAGGTCGTCGACTGCGAGGTCCGCGGCGACTCCTACTCGCGGGAGCTGTACGCGACCGACGCCAGCGCCTACGAGATGACGCCGATCGCCGTCGCCTTCCCGCAGTCGACCGCCGACGTCGCCGGCATCGTCGAGTACTGCGCCGAGCGGGAGATTCCCGTCCTCCCGCGGGGCGGCGGCACCAGCCTGGCCGGTCAGACGGTCAACCGGGCCGTCGTGCTGGACTTCACCCGGTACATGAACGACATCCTCGAGATCGATCCGGACGCGCGGACGGCGACCGTCCAGCCCGGGACGATCCTCGGGACGCTGAACGAGGCCCTCGATCCCCACGGCCTCAAGTTCGCCCCCGACCCCGCCTGGGGCGATAAGAGCGCCATCGGCGGCGCGATCGGCAACAACTCCACCGGCGCGCACTCGCTGCAGTACGGCAAAACCGACGCCTACATTGAGGAAGTCGAAGCCGTCCTCGCCGACGGGACCGTCACCCGCTTCGGCGAGGTTACGGTCGAGAAAATCGCCGAGCGAGCCGATCCCGACGGGGACCTCGAGGGACGGATCTACGCCGAAATCGATCGCATTCTCGAGGAAGACGCCGATCGCATCGACGAGGCCTACCCCGATCTCAAGCGCAACGTCTCCGGCTACAACCTCGATCGCCTGGTCGCCGAGGCGCGCGGCGACGAGTTACCGGGCGGAGAGGCGACCGGCGAGCCCGGCACCGTCAACCTCGCGCGGCTGCTGGCCGGCAGCGAGGGGACGCTCGCGGTCGTCACCGAGGCGACCGTCTCGCTCGAGCCGGTGCCGGAGACGAAGGCGGTCTCCCTGCTGTGCTACCCCGATCTCCACGAGGCGATGCGGGACGTCGAGCCGATCCTCGAGCACGATCCCGCGGCGGTCGAAGTGCTCGACGACGTGCTGATCGACCTGGCGCGGGACACCGCCGAGTTCGGCCCCGTAACGGAGATGCTCCCCGAAGGAACCAATGCCGTCCTCTTGGTGGAGTTCTACGCGGAGGACGCCGACCAGGGAAGAGAGCAGGTCGCCGGGCTGCTCGCGGACCGCGTGCCGTCGGCGACGCCGGAGGGAGAGCCGGCCGACGACGCCCCCGCGAGCGACGCCGAAACGCTCGCAATCGAAGCGCTCGAGGCCTACGACAGCGCCCAGCGCGCCAAGCTGTGGAAACTTCGCAAGTCTGGCCTCCCGATCCTCCTCTCGCGGACGACCGACGAGAAGCACATCTCGTTCATCGAGGACACCGCGATTCCGCCCGCGAAGCTCCCCGAGTTCGTTGAGGGGTTCGAGGAGATTCTAGAGGACAACGGCACCTACGCGAGTTTCTACGCCCACGCCGGCCCGGGCGTGCTCCATATCCGTCCGCTCGTAAACACGAAGACCGAAATCGGACTCGAGCAACTCCACGGCATCGCGGACGGCGTGACGGACCTGGTGGTCGAACTCGGCGGCTCGGTCTCCGGCGAGCACGGCGACGGCCGCGCGCGCACCCAGTGGAACCGCAAGCTCTACGGCGAGGAGCTCTGGGAAACCTTTCAGGACCTCAAGACCGCCTTCGACCCCGACTGGCTCCTGAACCCGGGCCAGGTCGTCTTCCGCGACGACGACCCGACGGACCTCCGGGAGCACCTACGGTTCGATCCCGACTACGAGTTCGAGGCCGGCTTCGAGCCGACCCTCGAGTGGGAGAACGAGAACGGCATGCAGGGCATGGTCGAGCTCTGTCACGGCTGCGGCGGCTGTCGCGGCCAGCAGTCGACCACCGGCGGCGTGATGTGTCCGACCTACCGGGCGAGTCAGGAGGAGATCACCGCCACCCGGGGCCGGGCGAACGCGCTCCGCCAGGCGATGAGCGGCGACCTCGATCCCGACGAGGTGGCCACCGACGAGTTCATCGAGGAGGTGATGGACCTCTGTATCGGCTGCAAAGGCTGTGCGATCGACTGCCCGAGCGAGGTCGACATGGCCAAGCTCAAAGCGGAGGTGACCCACGAGTACCACCGGCGCAACGGCGCGAGCCTCCGCGATCACCTGTTCGCGAACGTCTCGACGCTGTCGAAACTGGGCTCGCAGTTCGCACCGCTCTCGAACGCGCTGCCGAAGCTCCCGGGGGCGCGGAAACTTCTCGAAGTGGCCGTCGGTATCGACTCCGACAGGCCGCTGCCGACGTTCCACGCGACGACGTTCCGGGATTGGTTCGAGGAACGAGGCGGCACGGCCGCCTCGAAAAAGCGAGCGGCGGCGGCGAGAGCGGAGCGCGGCGGTGCAAACGTCAGCGAGAGCCAGGCCGAGCGCAAGGTCGTTCTCTATCCAGACACCTACACGAACTACAGCCACCCCGAGGCCGGCAAGGCGGCCGTCCGCGTGCTCGAGGCCGCGGGCGTCCACGTCGCGGTCCCGGACGACCTCGGCGACACGGGTCGGCCGGCGTTTTCGAAGGGATTTCTGGAGAAGGCCAGGAAGGCGGCCCGCGAGAACGTCGACGCGCTCGCGCCCCTGGTCGAGGAGGGATGGGACGTGGTCGTCATCGAGCCCTCCGACGCGGTCATGTTCCAGGGCGACTACCTCGACTTGCTCTCCGCACCGGCGGCCGAGACCCTCGCCGACGCGACCTACGGCGTCTGCGAGTACATCGACACGTTCCGCCTGGACGCGGAGCTCGAGTTCGACTCCGCGGCGGTCAAGCAGGACCTCACCTATCACGGCCACTGCCACCAGAAATCGGTCGCGAAGGACCACCACGCCGTCGGCGTGCTCCGGCGGGCCGGCTACGCCGTCGAGCCACTCGACTCCGGCTGCTGTGGCATGGCCGGGAGCTTCGGCTACGAGTCCGAACACGCCGCCATGAGCGACGCGATCGCCGACATCCTCTACGACCAGGTCGCAGCGAGCGACGGCGACCGCGTCGTCGCTCCCGGGGCCTCCTGCCGGACCCAACTCGAGAACCGGCCCGGTGCGCCCGAGGAGCCCCCGACGCCGATCGAACTCGTCGCCGAGACGCTCGCCTGA
- a CDS encoding winged helix-turn-helix transcriptional regulator, which produces MADENWQPIWHSLRDLLGAKWTGHVLRALYARRRGYGFNELKDEIDGLGAATLSRRLSELECHGLVDRTVRDTSPPTTNYRLTDRGELLADRLVALEDAVRVVDCDDATDCAGNRDDDCLIVAARCE; this is translated from the coding sequence ATGGCCGACGAGAACTGGCAGCCGATCTGGCACTCGCTGCGCGACCTCCTCGGTGCCAAGTGGACGGGTCACGTGCTCCGCGCGCTGTACGCGCGGCGCCGCGGGTACGGGTTCAACGAACTGAAAGACGAGATCGACGGGCTGGGCGCGGCGACGCTCTCGCGTCGGCTCTCGGAACTCGAGTGTCACGGCCTGGTCGACCGAACCGTCCGCGATACGAGTCCACCGACGACGAACTACCGATTGACCGATCGGGGAGAACTGCTCGCCGACCGCCTGGTCGCGCTCGAGGACGCGGTCCGAGTGGTGGACTGCGACGACGCGACGGACTGTGCGGGGAACCGGGACGATGACTGTCTGATTGTCGCCGCGCGGTGCGAGTGA
- a CDS encoding DUF2703 domain-containing protein, whose protein sequence is MTPETDARAHPNVDVETMSPDAYRTRTLRVDFLFLDRNDCDRCSGTEDSLHRAIDRLAPLFDDLGVEIVVRNVRVETAADARRTRLASSPTIRIDGRDVQPAIDESPCNSCSDLCGGETGVDCRTWLFDGERHSRAPVALLVDALLRAAFSDRWERYGTRERDAETGDPYRLPENLRTFFEATERGQGGENETEPCC, encoded by the coding sequence ATGACACCAGAAACAGACGCGCGCGCCCATCCCAACGTCGACGTCGAAACGATGTCGCCCGACGCGTACCGGACGCGGACGCTTCGCGTCGATTTTCTCTTTCTCGACAGGAACGACTGTGACCGCTGCAGCGGAACCGAAGACTCGCTCCACCGGGCGATCGATCGACTCGCGCCGCTGTTCGACGACCTCGGCGTCGAAATCGTCGTCAGAAACGTCCGCGTCGAGACCGCGGCGGACGCGCGACGGACCCGCCTGGCGAGTTCGCCGACGATCCGCATCGACGGTCGGGACGTGCAACCGGCGATCGACGAGAGCCCGTGTAACTCCTGTAGCGACCTGTGCGGCGGGGAGACCGGCGTCGACTGCCGGACCTGGTTGTTCGACGGCGAACGGCACTCGCGGGCCCCGGTCGCCCTCCTCGTCGACGCGCTTCTCCGGGCCGCGTTCTCGGACCGGTGGGAGCGATACGGAACCCGCGAACGCGACGCGGAAACAGGTGACCCCTATCGACTCCCGGAGAACCTCCGAACGTTCTTCGAAGCCACAGAGCGCGGCCAGGGCGGTGAAAACGAGACCGAACCCTGCTGTTAG
- a CDS encoding DoxX family protein, producing the protein MSRSTAAGGTQWNPVVLRLALGIALAVAGVGKLFTVGPKATAMSEFAGTLASLGVPAPTVVAWCVALAEASGGLLLLVGLLTRYAAAVGAAIMFVATTLVHLPNGFVASDGGFEYTLVLFLVAVALVLSGPGALSLERAVFDDELLVPVDATRG; encoded by the coding sequence ATGAGCCGTTCGACAGCCGCAGGCGGAACGCAATGGAATCCGGTCGTTCTCCGACTCGCGCTGGGGATCGCCCTCGCCGTCGCCGGCGTCGGGAAACTGTTCACCGTCGGGCCGAAGGCGACCGCGATGAGCGAGTTCGCCGGCACGCTCGCGTCGCTCGGCGTGCCCGCCCCGACGGTCGTCGCCTGGTGCGTCGCGCTGGCCGAGGCGAGCGGCGGGCTGTTGCTGCTGGTGGGACTGCTCACGCGCTACGCGGCGGCGGTGGGTGCGGCGATTATGTTCGTCGCGACGACGCTCGTCCACCTGCCCAACGGCTTCGTCGCCAGCGACGGCGGGTTCGAGTACACGCTGGTTCTCTTTCTGGTCGCGGTCGCCCTCGTGTTGAGCGGGCCCGGCGCGCTCTCGCTCGAACGGGCGGTGTTCGACGACGAGCTGCTCGTGCCGGTCGACGCGACGCGGGGCTAA
- the ahbB gene encoding siroheme decarboxylase subunit beta → MSTLSGDWREAIDDVDAALIDGYQSGFPVEERPFRRVGADLGIDESAAIERVRALRSAGVVRRFGAVLNPPVIGSSTLAAVRAPEDRFDEIAAVVNEYQQVNHNYARDHEWNMWFVVTAGSRGTRDEILAEIEARTGCAVLDLPMLTDYYIDLEFPVVNADRFARESLEARTDSSATRISEEATGDLTPLEADLLLEIQDGFPLSETPYRDVAARLGDPVDDVLAAIDRLLENGCLKRVGCVINHVVTGFDANCMVVWDVPDAELDERGERAGGLPYVTLCYHRPRRPDKEWPYNLFTMIHGRDAEAVDEKIDELAADYLPVDHERLYSTETLKQTGARYDDLVGR, encoded by the coding sequence ATGAGCACCCTGTCGGGGGACTGGCGCGAGGCCATCGACGACGTGGATGCGGCGCTGATCGACGGCTACCAGAGCGGCTTTCCGGTCGAAGAGCGCCCGTTCCGTCGCGTCGGCGCCGACCTCGGCATCGACGAGTCGGCTGCGATCGAGCGCGTTCGCGCCCTTCGGAGTGCGGGCGTCGTCCGCCGGTTCGGGGCCGTCCTCAACCCGCCCGTGATCGGCTCGTCGACCCTCGCCGCGGTGCGGGCCCCCGAGGATCGCTTCGACGAGATCGCCGCCGTCGTCAACGAGTACCAGCAGGTCAATCACAATTACGCTCGCGACCACGAGTGGAACATGTGGTTCGTCGTCACCGCGGGCTCGCGGGGGACCCGCGACGAAATCCTCGCCGAGATCGAAGCGCGGACGGGCTGTGCCGTCCTCGATCTGCCGATGCTGACCGACTACTACATCGACCTCGAGTTTCCCGTCGTCAACGCCGACCGGTTCGCACGCGAGTCCCTGGAAGCGCGCACCGACTCCTCCGCGACCCGGATCAGCGAGGAAGCGACGGGCGACCTCACCCCACTCGAGGCCGACCTGCTGCTCGAGATCCAAGACGGCTTTCCGCTCTCGGAGACGCCCTACCGCGACGTCGCGGCGCGCCTGGGCGACCCCGTCGATGACGTGCTCGCAGCTATCGACCGCCTCCTCGAAAACGGCTGTCTCAAGCGCGTCGGCTGCGTGATCAACCACGTCGTCACCGGCTTCGACGCCAACTGCATGGTCGTCTGGGACGTGCCCGACGCCGAACTCGACGAACGTGGCGAGCGTGCCGGCGGCCTCCCCTACGTCACGCTCTGTTACCATCGCCCCCGCCGACCCGACAAGGAGTGGCCGTACAACCTGTTCACGATGATCCACGGCCGCGACGCCGAGGCCGTCGACGAGAAGATCGACGAACTGGCCGCCGACTACCTCCCCGTCGACCACGAGCGGCTCTACTCCACCGAGACGCTGAAGCAGACCGGCGCGCGCTACGACGACCTGGTCGGTCGCTGA
- a CDS encoding anthranilate phosphoribosyltransferase, with product MAQASQEFGEWPLKRLMTEVVGSGPKSADDMNRDQAREAIQRILAGEPDETTLGAFWLANRWKRNNPEELAAYTDVMREESVVTAEPEADPVDCGANYDGKHSSAVLGVGAGIVAAAAGTPVVVHSGDRVPTQKATAYKHVLDELGVRTELAPEESAEMVDETGFGFYYQPEFNPGIHDLYDRRDQMGVRTFVNTVETVANPANADVHLGSFYHLAFAKKMTDLIRESDELDYSRAIFFQGMEGYDDIRPGYTKVAEWDEGEDLEDYEIETAEYGMEMENEDLEVDDVTADSAAITEEALAGDREDDFADAIALNGAFRMYARQDVDSLEEGLDRAREVIADGSAEAVLEELRDF from the coding sequence ATGGCGCAGGCATCCCAGGAATTCGGTGAGTGGCCGCTGAAACGGTTGATGACGGAAGTCGTCGGTTCCGGGCCGAAGTCGGCCGACGACATGAACCGCGACCAGGCGCGCGAAGCCATCCAGCGCATCCTCGCCGGCGAGCCCGACGAGACCACCCTCGGCGCGTTCTGGCTGGCCAACCGTTGGAAGCGCAACAATCCGGAGGAACTGGCGGCCTACACCGACGTCATGCGCGAGGAGTCGGTCGTCACCGCCGAGCCCGAGGCCGATCCGGTCGACTGCGGCGCGAACTACGACGGCAAGCATTCTTCCGCCGTGCTCGGCGTCGGAGCCGGCATCGTCGCCGCCGCGGCGGGCACCCCGGTCGTCGTCCACTCCGGCGACCGCGTGCCGACCCAGAAGGCCACCGCGTACAAGCACGTCCTCGACGAACTCGGCGTCCGGACAGAGCTCGCCCCCGAGGAGAGCGCCGAAATGGTCGACGAGACCGGCTTCGGCTTCTACTACCAGCCCGAGTTCAACCCTGGCATCCACGACCTGTACGACCGGCGCGACCAGATGGGCGTCCGCACGTTCGTCAACACCGTCGAGACCGTCGCCAACCCCGCGAACGCCGACGTCCACCTCGGCTCGTTCTACCACCTCGCGTTCGCGAAGAAGATGACCGATCTCATCCGAGAGAGCGACGAACTCGACTACTCCCGCGCCATCTTCTTCCAGGGCATGGAGGGCTACGACGATATCCGACCCGGCTACACCAAAGTAGCCGAGTGGGACGAGGGCGAGGACCTCGAGGACTACGAGATCGAGACCGCCGAGTACGGCATGGAGATGGAAAACGAAGACCTCGAAGTCGACGACGTGACCGCCGACTCCGCGGCGATCACCGAGGAGGCACTCGCCGGCGACCGCGAAGACGACTTCGCCGACGCGATCGCGCTCAACGGCGCGTTCCGCATGTACGCCCGCCAAGACGTCGATAGCCTCGAAGAAGGGCTCGACCGGGCCCGTGAGGTTATCGCCGACGGCAGCGCCGAAGCGGTACTCGAGGAACTGCGCGACTTCTAA
- a CDS encoding CaiB/BaiF CoA transferase family protein, whose protein sequence is MRLDSVRILDLTRLLPGPYATQLLADAGADVVNVEDTDAGDYARDMPPTTERGVGALFDGVNRGKRSVALNLKRDEGKRAFYRLVESADVVVEGFRPGVAERLGIDYETLTEYNADLVYCSLTGYGQTGPDAERAGHDLNYVGVAGLLDMTREDKTSAPQMPGYQIGDLGGGLFAAFSIVGGLLSRELGHGGEYVDVAMTDVVASFGQAIAHRALTGDDPRPGETELTGKYPWYDIYETADGRYVTLAALEPKFWRAFCEEVDREDLIDAHGSDDPAELEALREELTDLFATRSRDAWLDALSDETTVGPVCTPAETVEHPQIEARGLVERHDDAPPRIGFPAEGSNIPEPRDESVPAHGEHTDELLVSVGYDEDEVAALREADVVR, encoded by the coding sequence ATGCGACTCGATTCGGTGCGGATACTCGACCTGACGCGCCTTCTCCCCGGACCGTACGCGACCCAGCTGCTCGCCGACGCGGGCGCCGACGTGGTGAACGTCGAGGACACCGACGCGGGCGACTACGCCCGCGACATGCCGCCGACCACCGAGCGCGGCGTCGGCGCACTCTTCGACGGCGTCAACCGGGGCAAGCGAAGCGTCGCCCTGAACCTCAAGCGCGACGAGGGAAAGCGGGCGTTCTACCGCCTGGTCGAGTCGGCCGACGTCGTCGTCGAGGGGTTCCGGCCGGGCGTCGCCGAGCGCCTCGGGATCGACTACGAGACGCTCACCGAGTACAACGCGGACCTGGTCTACTGCTCGCTGACGGGCTACGGGCAGACGGGGCCGGACGCCGAGCGGGCGGGCCACGACCTCAACTACGTCGGCGTCGCCGGGCTACTCGACATGACCCGCGAGGACAAGACGTCGGCGCCGCAGATGCCGGGTTACCAGATCGGCGACCTCGGTGGCGGGCTGTTCGCGGCCTTCAGCATCGTCGGCGGGCTTCTCTCACGAGAACTGGGCCACGGCGGCGAGTACGTCGACGTGGCCATGACCGACGTGGTCGCCTCCTTCGGGCAAGCGATCGCCCACCGGGCGCTCACCGGCGACGACCCGCGGCCTGGCGAGACCGAACTCACCGGAAAGTACCCCTGGTACGATATCTACGAGACCGCCGACGGGCGCTACGTCACCCTCGCGGCGCTGGAGCCGAAGTTCTGGCGCGCGTTCTGCGAGGAGGTCGATCGCGAGGACCTGATCGACGCTCACGGGAGCGACGATCCGGCCGAACTCGAGGCGCTCCGCGAGGAACTCACGGACCTGTTCGCGACCCGATCGCGGGACGCCTGGCTCGACGCGCTGAGCGACGAGACGACGGTCGGCCCGGTCTGTACGCCGGCCGAGACCGTCGAACATCCCCAGATCGAGGCCCGAGGCCTGGTCGAGCGACACGACGACGCGCCGCCGCGGATCGGTTTTCCAGCGGAAGGATCGAATATCCCGGAGCCCCGCGACGAGTCGGTGCCGGCCCACGGGGAACACACCGACGAACTGCTCGTCTCGGTGGGGTACGACGAGGACGAGGTCGCTGCCCTCCGCGAGGCGGACGTCGTCCGCTGA